From a single Vicugna pacos chromosome 4, VicPac4, whole genome shotgun sequence genomic region:
- the MED22 gene encoding mediator of RNA polymerase II transcription subunit 22 isoform X1: MAQQRALPQSKETLLQSYNKRLKDDVKSIMDNFTEIIKTAKIEDETQVSRATQGEQDNYEMHVRAANIVRAGESLMKLVSDLKQFLILNDFPSVNEAIDQRNQQLRALQEECDRKLVALRDEVSIDLYELEEEYYSSRYK, translated from the exons ATGGCCCAGCAGAGAGCCCTGCCGCAGAGCAAGGAGACGCTGCTGCAGTCTTACAACAAGCGGCTCAAGGACGACGTCAAGTCCATCATGGACAACTTCACCGAAATCATCAAGACCGCCAAG ATTGAGGACGAGACACAGGTGTCGAGGGCCACCCAAGGCGAGCAGGACAACTACGAGATGCACGTGCGAGCCGCCAACATC GTCCGAGCCGGCGAGTCCCTGATGAAGCTGGTGTCCGACCTCAAGCAGTTCCTCATCCTCAACGACTTCCCGTCGGTGAACGAGGCCATCGACCAGCGCAACCAGCAGCTGCGAGCGCTGCAGGAGGAGTGTGACCGGAAGCTCGTCGCCCTGCGGGATGAGGTCTCCATCGACCTCTACGAGCTGGAGGAGGAGTATTACTCGTCCAGGTACAAATAG
- the RPL7A gene encoding large ribosomal subunit protein eL8 — protein sequence MPKGKKAKGKKVAPAPAVVKKQEAKKVVNPLFEKRPKNFGIGQDIQPKRDLTRFVKWPRYIRLQRQRAILYKRLKVPPAINQFTQALDRQTATQLLKLAHKYRPETKQEKKQRLLARAEKKAAGKGDVPTKRPPVLRAGVNTVTTLVENKKAQLVVIAHDVDPIELVVFLPALCRKMGVPYCIIKGKARLGRLVHRKTCTTVAFTQVNSEDKGALAKLVEAIRTNYNDRYDEIRRHWGGNVLGPKSVARIAKLEKAKAKELATKLG from the exons ATG CCGAAGGGAAAGAAGGCGAAGGGGAAGAAGGTGGCCCCCGCCCCCGCTGTCGTGAAGAAGCAGGAGGCCAAGAAGGTGGTAAACCCCCTGTTTGAGAAAAGGCCCAAGAATTTTGGCATTG GACAGGACATCCAGCCCAAAAGGGACCTCACTCGCTTTGTCAAATGGCCCCGCTACATCCGGCTGCAGCGGCAAAGGGCTATCCTCTATAAGCGGCTGAAAGTGCCTCCCGCGATTAACCAGTTCACTCAGGCCCTAGACCGCCAAACAG CTACTCAGTTACTAAAGCTGGCCCACAAGTACAGACCAGAGACGaaacaagagaagaaacagaggTTGCTGGCCCGAGCTGAGAAGAAAGCTGCCGGCAAAGGGGATGTCCCCACCAAGAGGCCACCCGTCCTTCGAGCAG GGGTTAATACTGTCACCACCTTGGTGGAGAACAAGAAGGCTCAGCTGGTGGTGATCGCACATGACGTGGACCCCATTGAG CTGGTTGTCTTCCTGCCTGCCCTGTGTCGGAAGATGGGGGTTCCCTACTGCATCATCAAGGGGAAGGCCAGGCTGGGGCGCCTGGTCCATAGGAAGACCTGCACCACTGTTGCCTTCACGCAGGTGAACTC GGAAGACAAAGGAGCCCTGGCCAAGCTGGTGGAAGCCATCAGGACCAATTACAATGACAGATACGACGAG ATCCGCCGTCACTGGGGAGGCAATGTCCTGGGTCCAAAATCAGTGGCTCGCATTGccaagctggaaaaggcaaaggcGAAAGAACTGGCCACCAAACTGGGCTAG
- the SURF1 gene encoding surfeit locus protein 1: protein MAAAARWLVLRAAGLGRAPARAVRRSVLGIAARPGLAWRPSRSGSSSAEATATKTEDDSFLQWFLLLIPVTAFGLGTWQVQRRKWKLKLIAELESRVLAEPIPLPADPVELKSLEYRPVKVRGHFDHSKELYMMPRTLVDPAREAREAGRLSSSAESGAYVITPFYCTALGITILVNRGFVPRKKVSPDTRQKGQVEGEVDLVGMVRLTESRKPFVPENDPERNHWHYRDLAAMARLTGAEPIFIDADFKSTVPGGPIGGQTRVTLRNEHLQYILTWYGLCAATSYLWFQKFIRRTPGV from the exons ATGGCGGCGGCGGCACGGTGGCTGGTGCTGCGcgcggcggggctggggcgg GCCCCGGCCCGCGCCGTCCGGAGGAGCGTCCTTGGGATCGCCGCGCGCCCAG GCTTGGCCTGGAGGCCCAGCAGGTCTGGCAGCTCTTCAGCCGAAGCAACTGCCACAAAAACAGAAGACGACTCCTTCCTCCAGTGGTTTCTGCTTCTCATTCCTGTGACTGCCTTTGGTCTGGGGACATGGCAG GTCCAGCGCCGGAAATGGAAGCTAAAGCTGATCGCAGAGCTCGAATCAAGAGTCTTGGCTGAGCCCATCCCGCTGCCCGcaga CCCAGTGGAACTGAAAAGCCTGGAGTACAGGCCGGTGAAGGTCAGGGGGCACTTCGACCACTCCAAGGAGCTCTACATGATGCCGCGGACCTTGGTGGACCCTGCCCGGGAGGCCCGCGAGGCCGGCCGGCTCTCTTCGTCGGCCGAGAGCGGTGCCTACGTTATCACTCCCTTCTACTGCACTGCCCTGGG AATCACCATCCTGGTAAACAGAGGCTTTGTGCCCAGGAAGAAAGTCAGTCCTGATACCCGGCAGAAAGGCCAG GTTGAGGGAGAAGTGGACCTGGTTGGGATGGTGAGGCTGACGGAAAGCAGGAAGCCCTTCGTCCCGGAGAACGACCCCGAGAGGAACCACTGGCACTACCGGGACCTGGCAGCCATGGCCAGGCTCACGGGCGCGGAGCCCATTTTCATCGACGCAGACTTCA AGAGCACAGTCCCCGGGGGACCTATCGGAGGGCAAACCAGAGTCACTCTGAGAAACGAGCACCTGCAGTACATCCTCACCTG GTATGGACTCTGTGCAGCTACATCATACCTGTGGTTTCAGAAATTCATACGTCGGACTCCAGGTGTGTGA
- the SURF2 gene encoding surfeit locus protein 2 isoform X1 — protein MSEPPPDVRAFLREHPSLRLEPGARKVRCALTGHELPCRLPELQVYTRGKKYRRLVRASPAFDYAEFEPHVVPSTKNPHQLFCKLTLRHINKSPEHVLRHTQGRRYQRALQKYEECQKQGVEYVPACLLHKRRRREDQLDGDGPSRPREAFWEPTSSDDGAAPSDSDDSMTDLYPPELFTKKDLAGTEHRESTDDFLTDDEDEKPRRLKEKGPGDRAEGEVDWELVLKRGKKQSGSVKKKFKSRHRKPKSISSFKQSG, from the exons ATGAGCGAGCCGCCGCCCGACGTGCGCGCCTTCCTGCGCGAGCACCCGAGCCTGCGACTGGAGCCCGGCGCCCGCAAG GTGAGGTGCGCTCTGACGGGCCACGAGCTGCCCTGCCGCCTGCCCGAGCTCCAGGTCTACACCCGCGGCAAGAAGTACCGGCGGCTGGTCCGCGCCTCCCCCGCCTTCGACTACGCCGAGTTCGAGCCGCACGTAGTGCCCAGCACGAAGAACCC GCACCAGCTGTTCTGCAAGCTCACCCTGCGGCACATCAACAAGTCTCCGGAGCACGTGCTGAGGCACACCCAGGGCCGGAGGTACCAGAGGGCTCTGCAGAAAT ATGAGGAGTGTCAGAAGCAGGGTGTGGAATACGTGCCAGCCTGCCTCCTGcacaagaggaggaggagggaggaccaGCTGGATGGGGACGGGCCATCTCGCCCTAGAGAAGCCTTCTGGGAACCCACGTCCAGCGATGATGGCGCAGCCCCAAGTGACAGTGATGACAGCATGACAGACCTGTACCCAC CTGAGCTGTTCACCAAAAAGGACCTGGCAGGGACTGAGCACAGGGAGAGCACCGATGACTTTCTGACAGATGATGAGGATGAGAAGCCAAGGCGCCTGAAGGAGAAGGGCCCTGGAGACAGAGCAGAGGGGGAAGTGGACTGGGAACTGGTCCTCAAACGCGGGAAG AAGCAGTCCGGCTCAGTGAAAAAGAAGTTCAAGAGTCGTCACCGCAAACCTAAGAGCATCAGCTCCTTCAAACAGTCAGGTTAA
- the SURF2 gene encoding surfeit locus protein 2 isoform X2, which yields MSEPPPDVRAFLREHPSLRLEPGARKVRCALTGHELPCRLPELQVYTRGKKYRRLVRASPAFDYAEFEPHVVPSTKNPHQLFCKLTLRHINKSPEHVLRHTQGRRYQRALQKYEECQKQGVEYVPACLLHKRRRREDQLDGDGPSRPREAFWEPTSSDDGAAPSDSDDSMTDLYPPELFTKKDLAGTEHRESTDDFLTDDEDEKPRRLKEKGPGDRAEGEVDWELVLKRGKQSGSVKKKFKSRHRKPKSISSFKQSG from the exons ATGAGCGAGCCGCCGCCCGACGTGCGCGCCTTCCTGCGCGAGCACCCGAGCCTGCGACTGGAGCCCGGCGCCCGCAAG GTGAGGTGCGCTCTGACGGGCCACGAGCTGCCCTGCCGCCTGCCCGAGCTCCAGGTCTACACCCGCGGCAAGAAGTACCGGCGGCTGGTCCGCGCCTCCCCCGCCTTCGACTACGCCGAGTTCGAGCCGCACGTAGTGCCCAGCACGAAGAACCC GCACCAGCTGTTCTGCAAGCTCACCCTGCGGCACATCAACAAGTCTCCGGAGCACGTGCTGAGGCACACCCAGGGCCGGAGGTACCAGAGGGCTCTGCAGAAAT ATGAGGAGTGTCAGAAGCAGGGTGTGGAATACGTGCCAGCCTGCCTCCTGcacaagaggaggaggagggaggaccaGCTGGATGGGGACGGGCCATCTCGCCCTAGAGAAGCCTTCTGGGAACCCACGTCCAGCGATGATGGCGCAGCCCCAAGTGACAGTGATGACAGCATGACAGACCTGTACCCAC CTGAGCTGTTCACCAAAAAGGACCTGGCAGGGACTGAGCACAGGGAGAGCACCGATGACTTTCTGACAGATGATGAGGATGAGAAGCCAAGGCGCCTGAAGGAGAAGGGCCCTGGAGACAGAGCAGAGGGGGAAGTGGACTGGGAACTGGTCCTCAAACGCGGGAAG CAGTCCGGCTCAGTGAAAAAGAAGTTCAAGAGTCGTCACCGCAAACCTAAGAGCATCAGCTCCTTCAAACAGTCAGGTTAA